The sequence TTGGGAAGGAGATTGCAAGAAGCTGCAAAGGATTGCCCCTAGCAATCGTGGTGATCGCGGGGCTTCTATCCACGGTGAGTAAGAATCCAGCTTCGTGGCATGAGATTGCGGAAAAGGTGAAGTCTACAAAAACTGCAGAGCAAGAGCAGATTGAAGAGATACTATCTTTGAGCTACGTCGAATTACCTCAATATTTGAGGCCATGTTTCTTGTACATGGCTTCCTTTCCGGAAGATCACCAGATCCTTGCAAGGAACCTTATTAGATTATGGGTAGCTGAGGGCTTTGTGAAATATCCAAGCAACTCTGAAAGCTTTGAAAAGGTGGGAGAAGAGTGTTTAGATGAACTTGTTAAGAGAAATATTGTTTTGGTCACAAAGAGGAAGTTTGATGGAAGAATCAAAAGCTGCAGCCTCCATGATCTGATGAGGGAGTTGTGCATTAGAAAAGCTCATGAAAGTAAGTTTTTCTTGAATATGATGGATAGGCATATTGAAAAGGAGCATTTCATAGAAAGCATAGAGAATCATCGTCGTGTAAGTGTTGATACTTCTTATCTAAGTTACCTTTCAAGCAATGGTGGCTCAACTATCCGTTCCATCAGATGCTCGAAATATCATTTAGTGAAACTGGACTTTCTCGAGGGTGTTAGATTGCTGAGGGTGTTGGGTGCTGAACCAGCTGATGTGAAATCATTGCCAACTCAGCTATTTGAGCTATTTCATTTAAGATACCTTGGTGTTAGATATAGCCAGCATATTCCTAGAATCTTATCAAACCTTCAAAATCTGCAAACCTTAATCATTCGCGAAGAGCAATCCAAGTTTGGAGTTGGAGAAGCTTGTGAAACCTTATTGGTGCCGTGGTGCATGCCACAGTTAAGACATGTCTACTTTAGTGAGAAAATTTGTTTTGAAGATCCGATAGAAACAACTTGTTCTCTAGAGAATCTGCAGACAGTTTCGTATGTTGATAGTGCGTGTTGCAGTGAGGAGATCCTGAAAAAGATCCCAAACCTTCAAAAACTGAAGGTGGATTGCTCTGCTGGTCGAGATGTAGCCTGCTTGAACGATCTGGTACATCTGCATCGACTCGAGAATTTGGTAGTGTATGCTGGTCGTTGGGTTATACATCGGCCCAACTACTACagttttacttttcctgagatgCTTAGAAAGCTGACTTTGAGGGATTTGCAACTCACTCGTAGGGACATGATTGTTGTTGGTTCGTTGCCAAATCTTCGAGTGCTTAAACTGAAAAGCTGTACTTGTGTTGGTGGAGACTGGGAAACAGGGCAAGGAGAATTTCCAGTGTTGGAAGTTCTTCTAATAAAACAATCGAGGTTGGAGAATTGGATAACTGAAAGTAGCCATTTCCCCATACTCAAACACTTGATGCTTTATTCTTGTTATGATCTCACTGGAATTCCAAATGATATTGGAGAAATCCCAACTCTTCAACTCATTGAGATTAAGGGTGATGTGAAAAAGTCTCTAACAGAGTCGGCTCAACTGATACGAGAGGAACAAGAAGATATGGGAAACACCACCCTTCAAGTTCTCTGCATTGCTAAGTAGAATGAAGGTATTTTCTGATCCCTTTTacctatatactccctccgtcccaatagtaATGTCATACTTTCCTTTTCTGTTACGTCCcaatataaatgtctcattccctttttggcaatatatattctctttctataccta comes from Salvia miltiorrhiza cultivar Shanhuang (shh) chromosome 3, IMPLAD_Smil_shh, whole genome shotgun sequence and encodes:
- the LOC131017935 gene encoding putative late blight resistance protein homolog R1A-3, whose protein sequence is MAYASLVSLENTIDRFLNHNLFSISVEETQQITSLLEYVTPIRDFLEEFPDESKSLEEQMRELANEAEDTLEYLVLEKVFLPCDDESESRPSRNHKLDLKKVIEHTCLKLEKVMEEFPEDFPDEAKANSLEARIRDVEYEAGDICEFFEWEETHSRFREKWRFLPPEFTKFKSKLQFIHHLNKTRNEIDSIMKEVMAIKSNSDAAASSFTLAPVDDIVGFNEDDGDESKCHRSAKHELQLKKVIEEIALLAAKVKNIKDSSTSRSKNIQCGANSSAHCFSTAAPPIYRNSMVGFEDHAMNIKDRLVGETSKLQIIPICGMGGIGKTTLARNVYDDPLITGHFVIRVWVTISQDYSAQRVLSSLLESLKEYNTGRLGQRDDEKVYKILMGRRYLIVMDDIWRSEVWDIVRNVFPDNVNGSRIMLTTRLNNVASYPDPSSKCYELGLLNADQSWNLLKEKVFTNQDCPSNLEDIGKEIARSCKGLPLAIVVIAGLLSTVSKNPASWHEIAEKVKSTKTAEQEQIEEILSLSYVELPQYLRPCFLYMASFPEDHQILARNLIRLWVAEGFVKYPSNSESFEKVGEECLDELVKRNIVLVTKRKFDGRIKSCSLHDLMRELCIRKAHESKFFLNMMDRHIEKEHFIESIENHRRVSVDTSYLSYLSSNGGSTIRSIRCSKYHLVKLDFLEGVRLLRVLGAEPADVKSLPTQLFELFHLRYLGVRYSQHIPRILSNLQNLQTLIIREEQSKFGVGEACETLLVPWCMPQLRHVYFSEKICFEDPIETTCSLENLQTVSYVDSACCSEEILKKIPNLQKLKVDCSAGRDVACLNDLVHLHRLENLVVYAGRWVIHRPNYYSFTFPEMLRKLTLRDLQLTRRDMIVVGSLPNLRVLKLKSCTCVGGDWETGQGEFPVLEVLLIKQSRLENWITESSHFPILKHLMLYSCYDLTGIPNDIGEIPTLQLIEIKGDVKKSLTESAQLIREEQEDMGNTTLQVLCIAK